TATCTTCTTTGgtcatattaatatttaaatcaGTATTATTTAAGACGTCCCTAAATAagtttataatatattttaaaattcttttaataattgATTGATATTTTAGTATTTTTCCTTTTGCGTtgaaatatgtattattttttttaaaaaatttaatgGCCTTTTCTGAAAAGTGTAGCATAGAATgaatttcatttttttcatttaatttgttGTTTATATGacgttttttttttcttttttcgttttttttatctatcttatttttgtttaacaattttttgtatatttctCTTTTAAAGTTGTCGtcatcaatattatttaaaaaattacattccatgtttttcaaaaaatgtTCATTCAAAGGATGAGAGGAACACGcatattcattattttctaatGTACTTTTGTTTATACAAAAgaaagaatttttttttttatctttagTTTGATTTTTAGTTTTGGTAACATTCTTTTTATTGGTGTCACTGATTTTGGaggtttttttttttttttcatttgtgAGGGATAAGTCAATTTTTTGTTGAGTCTCTTGACTTATATCATCATGTGTTTCTTCTTTTGAATGGtcatttatatgattatctatgatattattaatatgtttatttatgttaccaggcataatattatcgttattattatctGTGTTATTAGctatattatcatatatattatcatctaCATCATCATACATActatcatatatattgtcATACATActatcatatatattgtcatatatattgtcatatatatcatcatccatattattatttatattatcatatatattatcatccccattattatttatattatcatttatattatcatatgcCTCATCATAATCGCCGTCTTCATCCATTTCATCTATTAAATCTTCATCTGTTTCCTCATTATCACTCGTGTATTCTTCTTCTTCCTCATGAGAAACAGAACATTCTTGATTCTTTCCTACTTGtctattttttatcatagAGGTTTTGTATATATCAATAAAATATGCATATACATTTTTCTCCATTTTGTCTAGAATCATTTCAAAACGCTcaatatttgtataatattttaaacGTTTCTCAATTTTGCTTTTGtttaattttatcattttaaCTTCTGAGTAtctataataataatgtaaaaaaatagaataaaaatttttataaatgagctgtttattttttattaaatttttcaattcaatttttatttctttataatgTGTTAAAATGCTATGAATCTTTTTAAACATTTCAGAcaatttttcatttctttcactttttataattttcatttcattaacactattatattcttcaaTTTTTctattcattttatatataaaataatagtTCTCTATTTCCATAAAAATATCCATATTGTTATTCTTTTCTATAtctttaaatttatattgacatatattatttttttcttttttttctaaaatttctttattttctctattattataaaaatcatTGGTAGGTTCATTGTTACTCGATATATGAAATGAACTTTTCTCTTCTGACaaattatgtaatatattatctgtaatattatttttatgtaaatgattatcttttatttctttctGATCAGATAACGTAATAGgcaaattattattttttctatcTTCCTTATTTCTCTGATCAATTTCAGATTGTTCATTTTCGGTGATATAAGAATcaatttcattttcttccTCATCAAATGAACTATAAGCACTTAAAGAGTCGTTCGAAAGATAATCCTTATATTCATCGCAATCTTGGTTATATCCACATGTGTTTTgattatcataatttatattatcatttcttattattatgtgttcatttttttctttaaatgTATTATCATCAGTTCTTTTAGCATTTAccacatttttattaaaattagATATTGTTTCATGGTTAAGATTTTTATATTCGtcctttttcttttgcttattaatatattttctctttttcttttcattcTGTAAATTAATATCATTCGAAGGAAATTTATCTATTCtagatatatattcatataacTTGAAATATAATTTGTCATTGTTATAATCTTCCTTTTTGgtattcattataatattataattttataaaattctTAACTTCTagatatataatgataatcTAAGAAgaacataattattaaaaaattaaacgAATAATACGgagaaaattataaaaatatatatatatatatatatatatatatataaattatgtataaaaaaaatattaaaatattcgtttttatgtttttacaagaaaaataagaaaagaTAACACTTATAAATGAAGTGCTaccatatattttttttttattttaaaagatgTATAATTCCCTTCAAAAGGATAAAAATTAGCAAAATTTTGGAAACATAACACATttgttattaaaaaattacttgaacaaaaaaaataaaataaaataaaataaataaataaattaaaaaataaatctaaatataatatatattataaaccatagaaatttattattaagtgtattattatatacacataaaatatatatatatatatatatatatatacatatatatgttcaaTTGAAATGTatgtttaatttttaattattatcaaaataatttattttttcaatattatatttatgtatattcaATCAATTGTTTATTCTNNNNNNNNNNNNNNNNNNNNNNNNNNNNNNNNNNNNNNNNNNNNNNNNNNNNNNNNNNNNNNNNNNNNNNNNNNNNNNNNNNNNNNNNNNNNNNNNNNNNACATTTCAAttgaacatatatatatatatatatatatataaaataaaacgtgttaataataagaaaggaaaatttatttatatacatttcaTAGAATGTGTGATTTTTTAGGAACAAAACTTACAAATTACAAATTAcatgatataaaaaaagagtTTAGTAAAAAACGAAAACATTATGATGAATATGATTTTTATGTGTATTACAAGAATTTATTAGCTTCcgaaaaaagaaaaaaagaaagaaaggaacaaaaaaaaaggaaacaCTCAAATGAACAAGAGAAAGAAGATGAATTTAAACCCTGTCATTATATATcaagtatatataaaagagtaaaaaatatcgaaagaaaaaatatatatgattatattgatgaagatgataatatatatgaagatATTGTTACTAATCGAAATTATGGAGAAGAACATAATTTTACAGATGACATAACCTTTACCTTTTTCAATGAAAATCTGTCCTATACCTtattaagaaataataacTACATTGATGGTATTCCCATAGGtgttaatataaaattaaaaaaggatatacaaaaaaaacaatCTAATAATAACCAAATTTATTCACatattgaaaataatgaaaacAAAGAAATAAACCAAAAGAAATTCAAAAATGAAGATGGATATAATTGTAAAGAGAGGaaaggaaataataaaataattgGACCTCAAATGCCTCATATTTTTGAAGAAATCAGaaaacaaatgaaaaatgaagaaCATCATAATTTTAGTGAGGATAATATAGAACATTATGAAAACAAATATGTCAGTATTTTATCCtatcaaaattatatgatatcAATTAAAAGGAAGGAACAAAAAGAATACGACAAATATATACAGTTAACATATACACCcaaaaataattttgaaGGAGCCTTTTATgtaaagaataaaaatgatataaaagaaataaagaataatgAATTTAAATTACTTACACATgattttttacataataaaatgattGATAACTATAATGTAGAAGACCGTGaaagtaaatataaacaaaataaatatggaCAGAATAATTATGTTCAAAATGGatatcataataaattttatgatgaaaaaatttatgatgataataaatattcaaataattatgtaaaaaGTGAAGAAAGTATATCCTTAGATGACAAATCATATGATGCTGATTTTGGAACTTTAAAAAGAAGAGAAAAGATTAAGGAAGACACAcattttgtattatataaaaagaattcttttataaaagaacaagatatatatacgtattacaaaaaatattatgaatcCCTTTTTGCAAAGATCAATATAGACAAaacacataaaaataaaaattccgaaaattttaaagaaatatatgcactttataataaattgttgaatttaaataaagatgAAACATTAACCCCAAATGAGTTGATCAATTTATACGTTCCAAAAAAAAGTTGGATACAATTCAATAATtcacaaaataaaaatactGATAATATGACAAATCAAAAATATGAACTAAAGAACcaaataaattttaataatgacttaaaaaaaaaaaatcgattttattttttttgtaaaatgaacgaaaataaaaatgtaaaaaataaaaaaaatatatttagtataaaagaaatggatgaattcaatattttaataaaaaaatttaaaacatataatcCTGAATTCTATGTtaatgaaattataaatgaaGATTTAAATACAAATTTTCAAATATGCGATTATGAATTTTCTAAAGTTCTATgtgaaaaattaaatattaaaaataaagatcATAAGGataatgaacaaaatgatgaaaaacGGGAGTCAAAAATAATTGatgattttttaaaaattccACAATTTGTTTTTGAATCaatattttcttaattaaaataatttaatttcttAGACCCAATTTGtaaagttttttttttatatttattttgttctaAAAATTAGTGACACAAAATTTGTgtaattcatattttaatatatatatatttatatatgtattcttaatttctttcttaattagtttaatatatattttttcattttaaattttatataggaaaattttttctatatattataaatatgtatgttAAGATGAggatttattattattattattttattttttttttttttttgttatttttgttattatgaaattttttattataggtttcttttattctactaaaatgtttaaattaacaaaataaatatatgaagaatataaaaatgtggagaatttatattatatagaaTAACACATTCATTAgtgatatataaatgattataaattaaagagagtataaaacataaataaaagtaatcaacaaataataaaaaaaaataaaaaaaaataaaaaaaaataaaacaaattaccaagtaaataaaatagataatatatagcgatttactaaaaaaaaaaaaaaaaaaaaaaaaagagaaaagaaaaaaagaaacaaataaaataaaataaaataaaataacaaattaACACAATCTTATTGATCTTGCTACAgttatgtataatttttataagaatcctatgatatacaaatatatatttgtatttttcatactattcttttttatccttactattattattatttttatcttttattttattttatttatttattttattttattttatttatttatttttttttttttttttgttgttgtGTATTTCActatattacataaaatattatttaagtattatatttaattccACTCGTTTTCTTCAGGTAATCTGAATTGTTCAGGTTCGTCCAAATCTTTATCTTCTTCACCTAATGCTTCATCAAAAGGTGCAGGTTCTCCGGCAAAGGGTGTTGCTGCTCCTGGTACTACTAATTTATAAGCAAGTCCAGCACATGCAAGTAAAGCTAATCCTCCAGCTATCCCACCTGCAATTTTATATCTATTATCTGATcctcctttttttttattattatctgGCTTTTCATGTTCTTCACTTTCTGGAGATTTTGGAGTATCgttatattttctattgTATGATctattttcattatttctTCCATGTGGACGTGTTTCTCTATCTTCGCTAATAGGTATGTGCctattttcattattatattgaCTTGGGGAGTCAATTTGTTTCCTTTCATTATCCAAAACGTTTGGAGGTAATGGTGGATATGGAATATATCTATCACTTTTATCATTTGGTAAaacattttcattattgCCATTAATTTCGGGTTTCTTTGGAATATCAATGTTTTCTTCTCGATCGTCTTCTGGATTTTTTGGAACATCAAAAGGTACTTCTTTTTCTGAATCTTCAGGTATATTTGGTTCTTGTTCAGGAATATGTGGATTTGGTGGATTTTCTGGATTTTCTGGATTTTCTAGATTTGGAGGATTTTCTGGATTTTCTGGATTTGGTGGATTTTCTGGATTTTCTGGATTTGGTGAAGGATCTTGTGGATTATTATCTATTACATTTTCTTCTGGTTTTTCGACAACAAAATTATCTCCTCTTGGTCTAGGTAGATCATCTTCGGGTTCTTCTGGAACATCTAATGGTTCCCATTTGGGAGGGCATCTTTCTTCTTCACATTGTTCTTGTAATTCACTTGTACATCTTTCGTGTAAGATTTCTCTTTTTCTTGACCTGGTACCTTTACCACAAGTTACACTACATGGAGACCATTCGCCCCAAACACCACAACTTGCTGTTTTTTCTACTTCAACACAAACAGCCTTCATAAAGGGTCCGataacattttttacattttccCATGCAGAATCAGCATACAAGTTACATTTACCATCGGATGGATGACAACCTACAAGAAATCTGTTGAAAGCTACATTAATACCTTGTCCAATACCAAAAACAGCTATTTTAACACCAAGatcatttaattttcttGATTCTTTTAATGAATCTTGAATACTATTTGGAATTCCATCTGTTAATATAACAACTAATTGATTAGCATTCTGTCTATTGATTCGGTCATTTAAATGTTTTCTTACTTGTAACAGTGCATCACTTAAGTTTGTTTTACCATATGGAAGATTTGTATTTAAGAGTGactttataataattaaagCCTTCTCTTTGTTTTTAGATGCATCACTATGTAAACTAATAATTTCTCTTGCATTGTTGGAAAAAATACTAGCATATAAGTGAATTGCACTTTCATTAAGATTTAATTGTTGTATCAATTTAATAGCTAGAGGTACTGCATGCTTCACCCAATTATGACGACGTATACTTCCAGAACAATCCATTAGAAGGTAAAGATCTACCTCATCATTACATACTTCTTCAcgatattttatttcatccACTATATTTTGTACATCTCTACCATTAACTAGAAATAAATCAAAGAAAATCAAAAACACAATGACTAAATATTTAACATTCCCAAGATgattcattatttttacaattttaataataatactaaaacaaatatattataccttaaaagataatattttcttgtACGCATGCACatacaaattatataatcatatatttatatatacaggtatatttgatataagtgtaatttatttggtgtgatatcatatatatgtatataaattcacaaacaaatatattatatataagaacAATGTTATGTATATTAGACGTTCTTCctataatatacatatatatatatatatatattacaaaaattaCGTGTATATTAAAGTTAAATATcttaatataaacaaagaatatttttaactTAAAAACTATggtaaaataaaatattcagTTTATACCTTTTGTTTAGTTGGAGTTtacacaaaaaatatatatgtttatatatatatatatatataaaataaataaataaataagcACAAGTTACAATATTAATACGAATTCGTTTTAAAAATCatttaaaacaaaaaaaaaagaaaagaaaaagtgATCCTgacataaaataaacaattaaaaaaaaaaaaaaaactcACAACAGTaacaaaaatgaaaagaataaaatttaaatagaagatgtttttgtttttcaaaatttcgttaaaatatatataatattgtgaacattttatataataatt
The genomic region above belongs to Plasmodium reichenowi strain SY57 chromosome 13, whole genome shotgun sequence and contains:
- a CDS encoding hypothetical protein (conserved Plasmodium protein, unknown function), with product MCDFLGTKLTNYKLHDIKKEFSKKRKHYDEYDFYVYYKNLLASEKRKKERKEQKKRKHSNEQEKEDEFKPCHYISSIYKRVKNIERKNIYDYIDEDDNIYEDIVTNRNYGEEHNFTDDITFTFFNENLSYTLLRNNNYIDGIPIGVNIKLKKDIQKKQSNNNQIYSHIENNENKEINQKKFKNEDGYNCKERKGNNKIIGPQMPHIFEEIRKQMKNEEHHNFSEDNIEHYENKYVSILSYQNYMISIKRKEQKEYDKYIQLTYTPKNNFEGAFYVKNKNDIKEIKNNEFKLLTHDFLHNKMIDNYNVEDRESKYKQNKYGQNNYVQNGYHNKFYDEKIYDDNKYSNNYVKSEESISLDDKSYDADFGTLKRREKIKEDTHFVLYKKNSFIKEQDIYTYYKKYYESLFAKINIDKTHKNKNSENFKEIYALYNKLLNLNKDETLTPNELINLYVPKKSWIQFNNSQNKNTDNMTNQKYELKNQINFNNDLKKKNRFYFFCKMNENKNVKNKKNIFSIKEMDEFNILIKKFKTYNPEFYVNEIINEDLNTNFQICDYEFSKVLCEKLNIKNKDHKDNEQNDEKRESKIIDDFLKIPQFVFESIFS
- a CDS encoding sporozoite surface protein 2 gives rise to the protein MNHLGNVKYLVIVFLIFFDLFLVNGRDVQNIVDEIKYREEVCNDEVDLYLLMDCSGSIRRHNWVKHAVPLAIKLIQQLNLNESAIHLYASIFSNNAREIISLHSDASKNKEKALIIIKSLLNTNLPYGKTNLSDALLQVRKHLNDRINRQNANQLVVILTDGIPNSIQDSLKESRKLNDLGVKIAVFGIGQGINVAFNRFLVGCHPSDGKCNLYADSAWENVKNVIGPFMKAVCVEVEKTASCGVWGEWSPCSVTCGKGTRSRKREILHERCTSELQEQCEEERCPPKWEPLDVPEEPEDDLPRPRGDNFVVEKPEENVIDNNPQDPSPNPENPENPPNPENPENPPNLENPENPENPPNPHIPEQEPNIPEDSEKEVPFDVPKNPEDDREENIDIPKKPEINGNNENVLPNDKSDRYIPYPPLPPNVLDNERKQIDSPSQYNNENRHIPISEDRETRPHGRNNENRSYNRKYNDTPKSPESEEHEKPDNNKKKGGSDNRYKIAGGIAGGLALLACAGLAYKLVVPGAATPFAGEPAPFDEALGEEDKDLDEPEQFRLPEENEWN